One Triticum dicoccoides isolate Atlit2015 ecotype Zavitan chromosome 5B, WEW_v2.0, whole genome shotgun sequence genomic window carries:
- the LOC119312775 gene encoding LEAF RUST 10 DISEASE-RESISTANCE LOCUS RECEPTOR-LIKE PROTEIN KINASE-like 2.5 isoform X1, with protein MATPGEARGSATLKAITFFCVLAVLVADIQGRHHHTCPPFSCGHLQDVRYPFRRRGDPGECGVTYYELACTDSRATITINSWPYFVTEINYANSSFLVVDARLDLSSSCPVPQRNQGAYQLYYGGGFLRSEGSELMLELAPPSSIALATFVNCSREVRNNTLYSPVACHSTSSSFVYVLIGDPTDIFALKPSCGYLGLAVIVLEGERSPYYANYRDVMESMRNGFAVSFPQDFACTTCGFEQPLPLLSIGELISGMKSRRYTWEKILELLLTRLFPRITGKYAYAAIPMWIAQWIAITAVLCRFMLPPLVVLTFLAYKYWRTRITIDAVEKFLRMQQMVGPIRYSYTDITAVTRHFRDKLGQGGYGSVYKGVLLPGDIHVAVKMLAGSSNCNGEDFISEVSTIGRIHHVNVVHLMGFCSEEMRRALIYEYMPNGSLDKYIFSSERSFSWDKLNEIALGIARGINYLHEGCDMQILHFDIKPHNILLDTNFVPKVADFGLAKLYPRDDSFVPLSAMRGTIGYIAPEMVSRSFGVVSSKSDVYSFGMLLLEMAGGRRNADPNASNSSQAYYPSWVYDRLTRQQEVAVISAADEMHELERKVCLVGLCCIQMKSQDRPTMSEAIEMLEGGVEGLHVPSRPFFCDDEHAPVAAGSHHVFSELTTLSEEEDFDGASTQDNSAGLRNAE; from the exons ATGGCAACTCCTGGTGAGGCTCGTGGTTCTGCTACCTTGAAGGCCATAACATTCTTTTGTGTGCTTGCAGTTCTTGTAGCTGATATCCAGGGGCGTCATCATCATACTTGTCCTCCTTTTTCTTGCGGCCATCTGCAAGACGTCCGGTACCCTTTCCGCCGGAGAGGTGATCCAGGCGAGTGCGGAGTTACATATTACGAGCTGGCTTGCACCGATAGCAGGGCTACCATTACGATCAACAGCTGGCCATACTTTGTGACTGAGATAAATTATGCCAATTCTTCCTTCTTGGTTGTCGATGCTAGATTGGACTTGAGCAGCAGCTGCCCTGTTCCTCAACGGAACCAGGGGGCTTACCAGCTGTATTACGGTGGTGGCTTTTTGAGGTCAGAAGGCTCGGAGTTAATGCTTGAACTGGCCCCTCCCTCTTCAATTGCGTTGGCTACCTTTGTGAATTGCTCGCGTGAGGTCAGGAACAATACTCTCTACTCACCAGTTGCTTGCCATAGCACGAGCTCCTCTTTTGTTTATGTGCTGATTGGTGATCCCACCGACATTTTCGCCCTCAAGCCTTCCTGTGGATACCTGGGCCTGGCTGTGATTGTTCTGGAAGGCGAGAGATCGCCATATTATGCAAATTATCGAGATGTCATGGAATCCATGAGAAACGGATTCGCAGTTAGTTTTCCGCAAGATTTTGCATGTACTACATGTGGCTTTGAACAACCCTTGCCGTTGCTCAGTATTGG CGAATTAATCAGTGGAATGAAGTCTAGAAGATACACGTGGGAAAAGATTTTGGAACTTTTGCTAACTCGTTTGTTTCCTCGCATAACTGGAAAATATGCATATGCAGCAATTCCCATGTGGATTGCCCAGTGGATTGCAATAACTGCTG TACTATGCAGGTTCATGCTGCCGCCACTGGTGGTATTGACATTCCTTGCCTACAAGTACTGGAGAACAAGGATAACAATTGATGCAGTCGAGAAGTTCTTGCGGATGCAACAAATGGTGGGCCCAATCAGGTACAGCTACACAGACATCACCGCAGTAACAAGGCATTTCAGAGATAAATTGGGCCAAGGGGGCTATGGCTCAGTCTACAAAGGTGTTCTTCTCCCAGGAGATATCCATGTTGCTGTTAAGATGCTAGCAGGTAGCTCCAACTGCAACGGAGAAGATTTTATTAGTGAGGTCTCCACCATTGGCAGGATCCACCATGTCAATGTGGTCCATCTCATGGGGTTCTGCTCGGAGGAAATGAGAAGGGCCCTGATCTATGAGTACATGCCTAATGGCTCTCTTGACAAATACATCTTTTCGTCGGAGAGGAGCTTCTCTTGGGACAAGCTCAATGAGATTGCCTTGGGGATTGCAAGGGGTATCAACTACCTGCATGAGGGGTGCGACATGCAGATTTTGCACTTCGACATCAAGCCGCACAACATTCTTCTCGATACCAATTTTGTCCCGAAAGTTGCTGATTTCGGCCTGGCCAAACTGTACCCAAGGGATGACAGCTTTGTGCCGTTGAGCGCTATGCGGGGAACCATTGGGTACATAGCTCCTGAGATGGTATCCCGGAGCTTTGGTGTGGTATCCAGTAAATCTGATGTTTACAGCTTCGGGATGCTGCTACTGGAAATGGCAGGAGGACGCCGGAATGCTGATCCGAATGCATCAAACTCAAGCCAGGCGTACTACCCGTCCTGGGTGTACGACAGGCTAACAAGGCAACAAGAAGTGGCTGTGATATCTGCGGCAGATGAGATGCACGAGTTGGAGCGGAAGGTTTGTCTCGTTGGGCTATGCTGCATCCAGATGAAGTCTCAGGATCGGCCGACGATGAGCGAGGCCATAGAGATGCTCGAAGGTGGCGTTGAAGGCCTGCATGTGCCTTCCAGGCCATTCTTCTGTGACGATGAGCACGCCCCTGTAGCTGCTGGTTCTCACCACGTCTTCTCTGAGCTGACTACTCTGTCGGAGGAGGAGGATTTTGATGGTGCTTCTACGCAAGACAACAGCGCTGGTCTTAGAAATGCAGAGTAG
- the LOC119312775 gene encoding rust resistance kinase Lr10-like isoform X2 — MATPGEARGSATLKAITFFCVLAVLVADIQGRHHHTCPPFSCGHLQDVRYPFRRRGDPGECGVTYYELACTDSRATITINSWPYFVTEINYANSSFLVVDARLDLSSSCPVPQRNQGAYQLYYGGGFLRSEGSELMLELAPPSSIALATFVNCSREPSCGYLGLAVIVLEGERSPYYANYRDVMESMRNGFAVSFPQDFACTTCGFEQPLPLLSIGELISGMKSRRYTWEKILELLLTRLFPRITGKYAYAAIPMWIAQWIAITAVLCRFMLPPLVVLTFLAYKYWRTRITIDAVEKFLRMQQMVGPIRYSYTDITAVTRHFRDKLGQGGYGSVYKGVLLPGDIHVAVKMLAGSSNCNGEDFISEVSTIGRIHHVNVVHLMGFCSEEMRRALIYEYMPNGSLDKYIFSSERSFSWDKLNEIALGIARGINYLHEGCDMQILHFDIKPHNILLDTNFVPKVADFGLAKLYPRDDSFVPLSAMRGTIGYIAPEMVSRSFGVVSSKSDVYSFGMLLLEMAGGRRNADPNASNSSQAYYPSWVYDRLTRQQEVAVISAADEMHELERKVCLVGLCCIQMKSQDRPTMSEAIEMLEGGVEGLHVPSRPFFCDDEHAPVAAGSHHVFSELTTLSEEEDFDGASTQDNSAGLRNAE, encoded by the exons ATGGCAACTCCTGGTGAGGCTCGTGGTTCTGCTACCTTGAAGGCCATAACATTCTTTTGTGTGCTTGCAGTTCTTGTAGCTGATATCCAGGGGCGTCATCATCATACTTGTCCTCCTTTTTCTTGCGGCCATCTGCAAGACGTCCGGTACCCTTTCCGCCGGAGAGGTGATCCAGGCGAGTGCGGAGTTACATATTACGAGCTGGCTTGCACCGATAGCAGGGCTACCATTACGATCAACAGCTGGCCATACTTTGTGACTGAGATAAATTATGCCAATTCTTCCTTCTTGGTTGTCGATGCTAGATTGGACTTGAGCAGCAGCTGCCCTGTTCCTCAACGGAACCAGGGGGCTTACCAGCTGTATTACGGTGGTGGCTTTTTGAGGTCAGAAGGCTCGGAGTTAATGCTTGAACTGGCCCCTCCCTCTTCAATTGCGTTGGCTACCTTTGTGAATTGCTCGCGTGAG CCTTCCTGTGGATACCTGGGCCTGGCTGTGATTGTTCTGGAAGGCGAGAGATCGCCATATTATGCAAATTATCGAGATGTCATGGAATCCATGAGAAACGGATTCGCAGTTAGTTTTCCGCAAGATTTTGCATGTACTACATGTGGCTTTGAACAACCCTTGCCGTTGCTCAGTATTGG CGAATTAATCAGTGGAATGAAGTCTAGAAGATACACGTGGGAAAAGATTTTGGAACTTTTGCTAACTCGTTTGTTTCCTCGCATAACTGGAAAATATGCATATGCAGCAATTCCCATGTGGATTGCCCAGTGGATTGCAATAACTGCTG TACTATGCAGGTTCATGCTGCCGCCACTGGTGGTATTGACATTCCTTGCCTACAAGTACTGGAGAACAAGGATAACAATTGATGCAGTCGAGAAGTTCTTGCGGATGCAACAAATGGTGGGCCCAATCAGGTACAGCTACACAGACATCACCGCAGTAACAAGGCATTTCAGAGATAAATTGGGCCAAGGGGGCTATGGCTCAGTCTACAAAGGTGTTCTTCTCCCAGGAGATATCCATGTTGCTGTTAAGATGCTAGCAGGTAGCTCCAACTGCAACGGAGAAGATTTTATTAGTGAGGTCTCCACCATTGGCAGGATCCACCATGTCAATGTGGTCCATCTCATGGGGTTCTGCTCGGAGGAAATGAGAAGGGCCCTGATCTATGAGTACATGCCTAATGGCTCTCTTGACAAATACATCTTTTCGTCGGAGAGGAGCTTCTCTTGGGACAAGCTCAATGAGATTGCCTTGGGGATTGCAAGGGGTATCAACTACCTGCATGAGGGGTGCGACATGCAGATTTTGCACTTCGACATCAAGCCGCACAACATTCTTCTCGATACCAATTTTGTCCCGAAAGTTGCTGATTTCGGCCTGGCCAAACTGTACCCAAGGGATGACAGCTTTGTGCCGTTGAGCGCTATGCGGGGAACCATTGGGTACATAGCTCCTGAGATGGTATCCCGGAGCTTTGGTGTGGTATCCAGTAAATCTGATGTTTACAGCTTCGGGATGCTGCTACTGGAAATGGCAGGAGGACGCCGGAATGCTGATCCGAATGCATCAAACTCAAGCCAGGCGTACTACCCGTCCTGGGTGTACGACAGGCTAACAAGGCAACAAGAAGTGGCTGTGATATCTGCGGCAGATGAGATGCACGAGTTGGAGCGGAAGGTTTGTCTCGTTGGGCTATGCTGCATCCAGATGAAGTCTCAGGATCGGCCGACGATGAGCGAGGCCATAGAGATGCTCGAAGGTGGCGTTGAAGGCCTGCATGTGCCTTCCAGGCCATTCTTCTGTGACGATGAGCACGCCCCTGTAGCTGCTGGTTCTCACCACGTCTTCTCTGAGCTGACTACTCTGTCGGAGGAGGAGGATTTTGATGGTGCTTCTACGCAAGACAACAGCGCTGGTCTTAGAAATGCAGAGTAG